Proteins encoded in a region of the Coleofasciculaceae cyanobacterium genome:
- a CDS encoding TniQ family protein, translating to MKIGNLEPNILLRRPKPYEDEDLAGYILRLSQVNRYSSPQWIYNLASIPQYAANGNFCDRTTSDFSKLAQLLSVEESTLWKMAFREYKSNKVARVKFFGRSLPTYNLSKLTAKVCPCCLAEKSYCRKIWNLIPLTVCPIHHCLLLDVCPACDRTIRWDRNSVNECKYCQSDWRNIQPEILELPDTIPSHLLFAACGLEQLGQAQLQLIGERHPILNLELEHLVSLLTFIAGQLVDIGDTTGKFIATSRSNQELHDLLFSAWDYLKDFPQSFESFLEWRKKKSSHSDRNTGISKDFGHFYGRLYKNFPRHTFGFLHKAFENYLATQWDGGYLNTKLGRIKMPDDVERKFLSGAETAKLLKMKEAWVLRSVQCGMLKGRLRKMGKRTSVLVERESAEAYLQNLANAISTEEVAKILGIGRKAVVDLIEHSCLSAFRGRTADGYLRWLINRNAPVELLNRIDALLKEKTDRGKIDKCSFDLAIRRLSGSGCSIGRFVSAILDRTIVPVGKIQRIGLKQYCFDTQNIDRLVEDYYKKDEQVLNVSDIAILLGIKQQVAAFWIDRGFMSAEIKPGKHRPRKVLKVSIEEFRNQYITAVELARQMDTSPRKVVSLLGDRHILPVTGKEIDGGRQYLFLRKEVTVDLTKIIQDS from the coding sequence ATGAAAATTGGGAATTTAGAACCAAACATTTTACTTCGTCGTCCTAAACCATATGAAGATGAAGATTTAGCTGGCTACATTCTTCGTTTGAGTCAAGTTAACCGTTATTCTTCACCTCAATGGATTTATAATTTGGCATCCATTCCTCAATATGCAGCTAACGGAAATTTTTGCGATCGCACTACCAGCGATTTTTCTAAATTGGCTCAATTACTTTCGGTTGAAGAGTCTACCCTATGGAAAATGGCTTTTCGGGAGTATAAATCGAACAAAGTTGCCCGTGTTAAATTTTTCGGCAGATCCTTGCCAACTTATAATTTATCCAAGCTAACAGCGAAAGTTTGTCCTTGCTGTCTGGCAGAAAAGTCTTATTGTCGCAAGATTTGGAATTTGATTCCTCTTACAGTTTGTCCAATTCATCACTGCTTACTTTTAGATGTTTGTCCTGCGTGCGATCGCACTATTCGCTGGGATCGCAATTCGGTTAATGAATGCAAATATTGCCAATCAGATTGGCGCAACATTCAGCCAGAAATCCTCGAATTGCCAGACACGATTCCCTCTCATTTGTTATTCGCTGCTTGCGGTTTGGAACAATTAGGACAAGCACAACTCCAACTCATTGGTGAGCGACATCCGATTTTAAATTTAGAACTAGAACACCTGGTTAGTCTACTCACCTTCATTGCAGGACAATTAGTAGATATCGGTGACACTACAGGTAAATTTATTGCCACTAGTCGCAGTAATCAAGAATTACATGACTTACTTTTCTCCGCTTGGGATTACCTTAAAGATTTTCCCCAAAGTTTTGAGAGCTTTCTAGAATGGCGCAAAAAGAAAAGTTCTCATTCAGACCGAAATACTGGAATTTCTAAGGATTTCGGTCACTTTTATGGAAGGCTCTACAAAAATTTTCCCCGACATACTTTTGGCTTTTTACATAAAGCTTTTGAGAATTATTTGGCAACTCAATGGGATGGAGGCTACTTAAATACAAAGCTGGGAAGAATTAAAATGCCTGATGATGTCGAGCGTAAATTCCTGTCTGGAGCGGAAACTGCAAAGTTATTAAAAATGAAGGAAGCTTGGGTATTGCGCTCAGTTCAATGTGGAATGTTAAAGGGTCGGTTACGTAAAATGGGCAAGCGGACATCGGTACTAGTTGAACGAGAAAGCGCAGAAGCTTATTTACAAAATCTTGCCAATGCCATATCCACTGAAGAAGTAGCTAAAATTTTAGGAATCGGACGTAAAGCTGTAGTCGATCTGATTGAACACTCGTGTTTGTCAGCTTTCAGAGGACGTACCGCAGATGGATACTTAAGATGGTTGATTAATCGCAATGCACCAGTAGAGTTATTAAATCGCATAGATGCTTTGTTGAAGGAAAAGACAGATAGGGGAAAAATAGACAAATGCTCTTTCGATTTAGCAATCCGCAGGTTAAGTGGTTCGGGATGTTCGATTGGTCGTTTTGTTAGCGCAATTTTAGATAGGACAATTGTTCCAGTTGGCAAAATTCAAAGAATTGGACTAAAGCAGTATTGTTTCGATACCCAAAATATAGATCGATTGGTAGAGGATTACTACAAAAAAGACGAGCAGGTTTTGAATGTCTCAGACATTGCCATTTTGTTGGGGATCAAACAACAAGTAGCTGCATTTTGGATCGATCGCGGTTTCATGTCGGCAGAAATTAAACCTGGTAAACATAGACCTCGAAAGGTTTTGAAGGTATCAATTGAGGAATTTCGCAACCAGTATATAACTGCTGTTGAATTAGCTCGTCAGATGGATACTTCTCCTAGAAAAGTAGTGAGTTTATTGGGCGATCGCCATATTTTACCCGTTACTGGCAAAGAAATTGATGGCGGAAGACAGTATCTATTTTTGAGAAAAGAAGTGACGGTTGATCTAACCAAAATCATACAGGATAGTTAA